The proteins below come from a single Miscanthus floridulus cultivar M001 chromosome 1, ASM1932011v1, whole genome shotgun sequence genomic window:
- the LOC136483502 gene encoding F-box/LRR-repeat protein At3g48880-like gives MAMPPSRPWAELQHDLLVAIMTRVGAPDLLSGGASRACSSWRAAARDPLAWRRVDLRDWVAVTSGRRAARPGHSSSGVPVHAALFGILEVAAKSAEGRIEAVLLPEFADEDHLLFLAERCPNLQYFSLPSTCMTYDQFCKAIGGLHSLKGMAVDETLINYDVLLHVHQCCPDFVELKVSALYVDEEMASVICNSLPNLKKLEIPSADMSSAAILKFLDCLAELEHLDISGYETSAILSSVLEKASRLKVFLWNSKFELGEFMDCSNCGEHNINPQEPCKCMMEHKVMDWLAGPSQAS, from the exons ATGGCGATGCCGCCGAGCCGTCCGTGGGCGGAGCTGCAGCACGACCTCCTGGTGGCGATCATGACCCGCGTGGGCGCGCCGGACCTGCTCTCCGGCGGCGCCTCCCGCGCCTGCTCTTCGTGGCGGGCCGCGGCGCGGGACCCGCTCGCGTGGCGCCGCGTCGACCTCCGCGATTGGGTCGCCGTCACCTCCGGCCGGCGCGCAGCGAGACCGGGACACTCCAGCTCTGGCGTGCCCGTCCACGCCGCGCTCTTCGGCATCCTGGAGGTCGCCGCCAAGTCGGCCGAAGGGCGGATCGAGGCCGTGCTGCTCCCCGAGTTTGCTGATGAGGACCATCTCTTGTTCCTCGCAGAGAG GTGTCCAAACCTGCAGTATTTCAGCCTTCCTAGCACCTGTATGACTTACGATCAGTTCTGTAAGGCGATAGGTGGACTTCATTCGCTTAAAGGCATGGCAGTGGATGAGACTCTGATAAATTATGATGTCCTCCTGCATGTGCACCAGTGCTGCCCAGACTTTGTGGAGCTGAAGGTGTCTGCACTGTACGTGGATGAAGAGATGGCCTCAGTCATCTGTAACTCTCTTCCTAATCTGAAGAAGCTGGAGATACCAAGCGCTGACATGTCTTCCGCCGCAATACTAAAGTTCCTTGATTGCCTAGCGGAGCTCGAGCACCTGGACATCTCAGGTTATGAGACATCAGCCATCTTAAGCTCAGTTCTTGAGAAAGCTTCGCGGCTCAAGGTCTTCCTCTGGAACTCGAAATTCGAGCTTGGGGAGTTCATGGATTGCTCCAACTGTGGAGAGCACAACATTAACCCTCAAGAACCCTGCAAGTGCATGATGGAGCACAAGGTCATGGACTGGCTGGCTGGACCTTCACAGGCTTCCTGA